The proteins below come from a single Halobacillus salinarum genomic window:
- a CDS encoding ABC transporter permease, which translates to MKAYWQLTLAQLRIFGRNRQVLFFTLLFPIILMLTLGSFLGNSGGTTISMDVIDHDGSPESQQLISTFKKNQAIEVNKTKDVKAALEELKQDDYQVVMEIPSGYGESLQSGQSKPVELPVYYNETNAQASQLGLTVVNAAVDQVSKNIENYSPVVAVQPKGVRSLDLGYIDFLVPGIVAMMIMNNNMNGVAGQISAWRERGILRRMQGTRLKASTFISAQITARVILNGLQALLVLIVASLLFHVQVNGSWLALLTFVILGTLAFMAIGFIIAGLAKNPESAGPIAGFASFPMLFLGGVFFPINDMPEYLQPFVNILPISHLSTALRETMNVGTSFFELWPHWLTLAGWLTVSFFIASRTFRWE; encoded by the coding sequence ATGAAGGCTTATTGGCAGTTAACCTTAGCACAGCTAAGGATTTTTGGACGAAATCGTCAGGTTCTGTTTTTTACGCTGCTTTTTCCAATCATTCTAATGCTTACTCTGGGATCCTTTCTCGGGAACAGCGGCGGCACTACCATTTCCATGGACGTAATTGACCATGATGGATCACCGGAATCTCAGCAGCTGATCTCTACCTTCAAGAAAAATCAAGCGATCGAAGTGAATAAAACGAAAGACGTCAAAGCAGCTTTGGAAGAACTGAAACAAGATGATTATCAGGTCGTAATGGAGATTCCTTCTGGTTACGGAGAAAGTCTGCAATCCGGCCAATCGAAACCGGTTGAGCTGCCAGTCTATTACAATGAAACGAATGCCCAAGCCTCACAGTTAGGACTTACTGTCGTCAATGCAGCGGTAGACCAAGTCAGTAAAAACATTGAAAATTACTCTCCAGTTGTAGCCGTTCAACCTAAAGGCGTCCGGTCATTGGACCTCGGTTACATAGATTTCCTTGTACCAGGGATTGTAGCTATGATGATTATGAATAATAATATGAACGGCGTCGCCGGCCAAATTTCTGCTTGGCGTGAACGCGGAATCCTCCGTAGAATGCAAGGGACGCGCCTTAAAGCCTCGACATTTATTTCTGCACAAATTACGGCCCGGGTGATATTAAATGGTTTGCAGGCTTTACTTGTTCTGATTGTTGCCAGTCTGCTTTTCCATGTTCAAGTGAATGGCTCCTGGCTTGCACTGTTAACCTTCGTTATTCTGGGCACGCTTGCCTTTATGGCCATCGGATTTATTATAGCCGGCCTTGCTAAAAACCCGGAAAGTGCCGGCCCTATTGCGGGCTTCGCCTCCTTTCCTATGTTATTTTTAGGCGGTGTATTTTTCCCGATCAACGATATGCCGGAATACCTCCAGCCGTTTGTCAATATTCTCCCGATCTCTCATCTCAGCACGGCTCTCCGTGAAACGATGAATGTAGGAACCTCATTTTTTGAGCTTTGGCCTCATTGGCTGACGTTAGCGGGCTGGTTAACGGTCTCATTCTTCATTGCCAGCAGAACTTTCAGGTGGGAATGA
- a CDS encoding response regulator: MIRVMVVDDHAVLRDGIVHVINLEENMKVVGEASGGEEVKAKAAHAKPDVIVMDIHLQEECGVDITAYLQAHHPEIKVLMLTVADEDHYLQRSLDAGAAGYLLKEMTSKELVYGIVNVWKGHCVIPPSMTKNLLKNYKNRRDSYTGDHPLTHREKEVLMELTKGLSNKEIARTLFISDKTVKIHIRNIYKKLEVKSRSQVMLYAIQKKLIPPMNA; the protein is encoded by the coding sequence ATGATTCGAGTAATGGTTGTCGATGATCACGCTGTATTGAGAGATGGAATTGTTCATGTTATCAATTTAGAAGAAAATATGAAGGTAGTGGGGGAAGCTTCTGGCGGCGAGGAAGTAAAAGCGAAAGCTGCCCATGCAAAACCAGATGTCATTGTAATGGACATTCATCTTCAAGAAGAATGTGGTGTAGATATTACAGCTTATTTACAAGCCCATCATCCTGAGATTAAAGTACTTATGCTGACGGTGGCAGATGAAGATCATTATCTCCAGCGTTCCCTGGATGCTGGAGCAGCAGGCTACTTACTAAAGGAAATGACCAGTAAAGAATTAGTTTATGGAATCGTAAATGTTTGGAAAGGCCATTGTGTGATTCCACCCTCTATGACGAAGAATCTGCTTAAGAATTACAAAAATAGAAGGGATTCATACACAGGCGATCATCCGCTTACTCATCGTGAGAAAGAAGTGTTAATGGAATTAACCAAAGGATTAAGCAATAAAGAAATTGCTCGTACTCTTTTTATAAGTGATAAAACGGTAAAAATACACATTCGAAATATTTATAAAAAATTAGAAGTAAAAAGCCGCTCCCAGGTCATGCTGTATGCTATTCAGAAAAAGCTCATCCCTCCAATGAATGCCTGA
- a CDS encoding ROK family transcriptional regulator, translated as MLKNVLDSDNQAIKSVIRLIKEKGPLSRVDISKQLNISKPTLTRIIEKLMEADILKEKGLAVSTGGRRPILLQFNEDCSYAIGVELGRSEIKLALTNLIGRCLFYSTATAASNSSLTTISKLVKTLMKEAINETNVNPAYILGVGVGMPGPFNEKPDGTISPPNFYGLREIALKEKLEQELHYPVTIDNDANIAALAEKWFGAGVDSSCFAFVMADVGVGTGLVVNHDLYRGENGEAGEIGHSTIDVNGERCVCGNVGCLETFVSIPAILKKLKNRLDDERTDLFAEELSLESIPKAHRNHSLLAKEILEETGFYLGVGITNVINLYNPEKIIIGGKVGKLHPLIRETIRNPVNERVIGSNGKRTPIVTSTLKGGVVQGAAALVIHHTFFQ; from the coding sequence ATGCTGAAAAATGTTTTGGACAGTGATAATCAAGCAATTAAATCTGTCATTCGATTAATTAAAGAAAAAGGCCCCCTTTCCAGGGTGGATATTTCTAAACAACTGAATATATCAAAGCCTACGCTTACCCGGATTATCGAGAAGCTGATGGAGGCAGATATTCTGAAGGAAAAAGGGCTTGCCGTTTCTACGGGAGGGAGAAGGCCCATTCTTCTGCAATTTAATGAAGATTGCAGCTATGCCATAGGCGTCGAACTGGGACGATCAGAAATAAAATTAGCTTTAACGAATCTTATTGGCCGCTGTCTTTTCTATTCCACAGCAACTGCAGCTTCAAATAGTTCGTTGACCACCATTTCTAAATTGGTTAAAACGTTGATGAAAGAAGCTATTAACGAAACAAACGTAAACCCTGCTTACATACTTGGAGTGGGAGTCGGAATGCCAGGTCCTTTCAATGAAAAACCGGATGGAACCATTTCTCCTCCTAATTTTTATGGACTGAGGGAAATTGCGCTTAAGGAGAAGTTAGAACAGGAATTACATTATCCAGTAACGATCGATAACGATGCAAATATTGCTGCACTAGCAGAAAAATGGTTTGGTGCAGGAGTGGACTCTTCCTGTTTTGCATTTGTGATGGCGGATGTAGGAGTCGGGACCGGGCTGGTCGTTAATCATGATCTCTATCGAGGGGAAAACGGAGAAGCTGGGGAAATTGGTCACTCAACGATTGATGTAAACGGGGAGCGCTGCGTGTGCGGAAACGTTGGTTGTCTTGAGACATTTGTGTCTATTCCGGCGATTCTAAAAAAACTAAAGAATCGTTTAGATGATGAGCGTACTGATTTATTTGCAGAGGAATTATCTTTAGAGTCTATCCCTAAAGCTCACCGCAATCATTCTTTGCTTGCAAAGGAAATACTGGAAGAAACAGGGTTCTATTTAGGGGTGGGAATAACGAATGTAATCAATCTTTATAATCCTGAAAAGATTATTATCGGAGGAAAGGTAGGGAAGCTTCATCCTTTGATTAGAGAAACCATAAGAAACCCCGTTAATGAACGTGTGATCGGATCTAACGGAAAACGTACCCCCATCGTTACTTCTACATTAAAAGGAGGGGTCGTCCAAGGGGCAGCTGCGCTGGTGATCCACCATACGTTTTTTCAATAG
- the sipW gene encoding signal peptidase I SipW, producing MKIMWRWMKKTLSFLSVLLIVILAVFVIAVKASGGEPTVFNHQIKTVLSGSMEPAFQTGSIIAIELTKDAREYSKGDVITFKDKNKNLVTHRVVEAKRVKQEAVYKTKGDNNDGPDLDPVLSKNVVGEYTGFTIPYAGYVLNYASSKTGSALLMFVPGMLVFLYAVISIRHSIIEFKNEQETAPPNQ from the coding sequence ATGAAAATCATGTGGAGATGGATGAAAAAAACCCTCTCTTTCCTTAGTGTTTTGTTAATTGTTATACTTGCAGTTTTTGTCATTGCGGTAAAAGCGAGCGGCGGGGAGCCAACAGTGTTTAACCATCAAATAAAGACGGTATTATCGGGTTCTATGGAGCCAGCTTTTCAAACAGGTTCAATTATTGCGATAGAGTTAACAAAAGATGCCCGCGAGTATTCAAAAGGCGATGTGATTACGTTTAAAGACAAGAATAAAAACCTGGTGACCCACCGTGTCGTGGAAGCGAAGCGGGTTAAACAAGAAGCGGTGTACAAAACAAAAGGGGATAATAACGACGGACCAGATTTAGATCCTGTTCTCTCAAAAAATGTAGTAGGAGAATACACAGGCTTTACGATTCCTTATGCGGGATATGTATTGAATTATGCCAGCTCCAAGACAGGTTCCGCTTTGTTAATGTTTGTCCCGGGTATGCTGGTGTTTTTATATGCAGTGATTTCTATAAGACATTCTATTATTGAATTTAAGAACGAACAGGAAACCGCCCCACCGAACCAATAA
- a CDS encoding ABC transporter ATP-binding protein, with protein sequence MAESMIQVEGLVKKYGELTAVNGVEFSVKSGEVFGLLGPNGAGKTTTIEMLVGLRKPDGGTATLSGYDIRKQIGDVKEVIGVQLQSTSLFDLLTVHEIMELYASFYPRHVSIPELLDEMLLTEKKKNRIKGLSGGQKQRLAIALAIIHDPKIIFLDEPTTGLDPQARRTLWDIIENLKAKGKTIVLSTHYMDEAHILCDRIGIMDQGNLIALDTPTALVRALQSDSAVEFTLASGEDESLIDDFQGVTQITRRQEWFVLYTNDLQATLIDLIQQSKEKNINLQDLQTRTATLEDVFIHMTGRSLRE encoded by the coding sequence ATGGCAGAATCTATGATCCAGGTAGAAGGACTAGTGAAAAAATATGGAGAGCTGACCGCAGTTAATGGCGTTGAGTTCAGCGTCAAATCCGGGGAAGTCTTCGGTCTGCTTGGCCCAAATGGTGCCGGGAAAACTACGACAATTGAAATGCTTGTCGGTCTGCGAAAGCCGGATGGCGGAACAGCCACCCTTTCTGGATATGATATCCGTAAACAAATTGGCGATGTAAAAGAAGTCATTGGTGTCCAGCTCCAATCCACTTCTTTATTTGATTTATTAACCGTTCATGAAATTATGGAACTGTATGCCAGCTTCTATCCAAGACACGTATCGATTCCGGAGTTACTGGATGAGATGCTGTTAACGGAAAAGAAAAAGAATCGCATTAAAGGATTGTCAGGAGGGCAGAAGCAGCGTCTTGCGATTGCTTTAGCGATCATTCACGATCCTAAAATTATTTTCCTTGATGAGCCTACTACAGGATTAGATCCTCAGGCGCGCAGAACACTTTGGGATATCATTGAAAACCTGAAAGCAAAAGGGAAAACCATTGTGCTTTCCACTCATTACATGGATGAGGCACACATTTTGTGTGACCGGATTGGAATTATGGATCAAGGAAACTTAATTGCGTTAGATACGCCAACGGCTTTAGTCAGAGCGCTTCAATCAGATAGCGCTGTTGAATTTACGCTTGCCTCTGGTGAGGACGAGTCGTTAATTGACGATTTCCAAGGAGTTACCCAGATCACTCGAAGGCAGGAATGGTTTGTCCTCTATACGAACGACCTGCAAGCGACTCTGATTGACTTAATTCAACAATCCAAGGAAAAAAATATTAATCTACAAGACTTGCAGACGAGAACCGCAACTTTAGAGGATGTCTTTATACATATGACAGGAAGGAGCTTACGAGAATGA
- a CDS encoding DUF4047 domain-containing protein gives MARWKVLDRMMLITIVVCLSLVIVSPYVMSTQAAFTAGENRTMSIAAAPVFPDTVENKIVHFKQTIDEAARIYEQLLHKKTGDSLIEISQSFNQLQTGSETFVAKCKNLEKQYNELLHFFSEYENVQAPFLTKGRQKMNILYKKYEKMDIQILEDKRVRWEEKKNKILKEIEEETKRVKGEKEEKLQHKKDQKREKEPLDKPEEKTKTVDAHQKPSDKKNLKSRGQELKEEKKTKTADKRTEVGAEKEDTTQNANDQKKKEIQDEKTKENSNENHVEMDEKNPLFP, from the coding sequence ATGGCACGTTGGAAAGTATTAGATCGAATGATGCTTATTACTATTGTCGTCTGTCTCAGCTTAGTAATCGTTTCTCCCTATGTAATGAGCACACAGGCAGCTTTTACAGCTGGAGAAAATAGGACGATGTCCATAGCTGCTGCCCCTGTTTTTCCAGATACAGTGGAAAATAAAATTGTACATTTCAAGCAAACCATTGATGAAGCTGCTCGTATATACGAGCAGTTATTACATAAAAAAACGGGAGATTCCTTGATTGAAATATCCCAATCTTTTAACCAGCTGCAGACTGGATCTGAAACTTTTGTAGCTAAATGTAAGAATTTAGAAAAACAATACAATGAACTCCTTCATTTTTTTAGTGAATATGAAAATGTTCAAGCTCCTTTTTTAACTAAAGGAAGGCAGAAAATGAACATTCTATACAAAAAATACGAGAAGATGGATATTCAAATCCTGGAGGACAAAAGAGTTAGATGGGAAGAAAAGAAAAACAAGATTTTGAAAGAAATAGAAGAAGAAACAAAGAGAGTTAAGGGTGAAAAAGAAGAGAAGCTACAACATAAGAAAGATCAGAAAAGAGAAAAAGAACCATTAGATAAACCAGAGGAAAAGACAAAAACAGTGGATGCCCATCAAAAACCATCAGATAAGAAGAATTTAAAATCAAGAGGTCAAGAATTGAAAGAAGAGAAGAAGACAAAAACTGCGGATAAGCGGACTGAGGTTGGAGCTGAGAAAGAAGATACGACTCAAAACGCTAATGATCAGAAAAAGAAAGAAATTCAAGACGAAAAAACAAAGGAGAATTCAAATGAAAATCATGTGGAGATGGATGAAAAAAACCCTCTCTTTCCTTAG
- a CDS encoding CalY family protein, whose product MSFFKKVSMGMVTASLGLSLMGGGTYAYFSDTETTNNTFGLGTLDVSVDPQVIVDIDNLKPGDRVLREFKLGNEGTLDIKSISLLTKYNVSDSKGDNAGQDLGKHIRVNFLWNWDKESEPVFETTLSELQSMDPDVVAKDVFDPLWEKHGGLDVGDEDTLWVQFEFVDNGEEQNVFQGDDLNLEWKFKATQTEGKDYE is encoded by the coding sequence ATGAGTTTTTTCAAGAAAGTCAGCATGGGAATGGTAACGGCTTCACTAGGCTTATCTTTAATGGGAGGAGGGACTTATGCTTATTTTAGTGATACGGAGACCACCAATAACACATTCGGCCTAGGTACTTTAGATGTTTCTGTAGATCCGCAGGTGATTGTTGATATTGATAATCTCAAGCCGGGTGATCGTGTGCTTCGTGAATTTAAGCTGGGAAACGAAGGAACATTGGATATAAAGTCTATTAGTCTATTAACGAAATATAACGTATCAGATAGTAAGGGAGATAATGCTGGACAAGATCTTGGGAAACATATCCGTGTTAATTTTCTATGGAATTGGGACAAAGAAAGCGAGCCTGTTTTTGAAACGACGTTAAGCGAATTGCAGTCGATGGATCCTGATGTCGTGGCAAAAGATGTTTTTGATCCTTTATGGGAAAAGCATGGAGGTTTAGATGTTGGAGATGAAGATACGCTATGGGTGCAATTCGAATTCGTTGATAATGGCGAAGAACAGAACGTCTTTCAAGGGGACGATTTGAATCTGGAATGGAAGTTTAAAGCAACACAAACTGAAGGCAAGGACTACGAATAA
- a CDS encoding GH92 family glycosyl hydrolase produces MTAATQTNFSSSFEENDPQLTWENSVLEDPSGNKMSSGVDGNIPRDLIQGDITDHVTKVTASAENPPNEIAANLIDYTSQTKWLAFEPTAWIQLEMDKPIAVVKYALTSANDFPGRDPKDWKLYGSSNGKDWEEVDSRQGEDFPDRFQRKLFEFANDQAYQFYRFEFTANSGDGLTQLAEIALSNGKDKPAPPPSDMKSHIGDGPSSSYTAKMNVGWTGLHALTYQGSHQSDDRAYSYNKIYDVNVKITPETELSYYIHPQFMDKDQLDYSSTFVSIDLLFSDGTLLSDYDAKDQHGIKLTPRSQGKSKTLYPNQWNYKKANIGNVVNGKTIDKILLAYDNPEGPGVFKGSIDDIKIIAHPEEKNYSSPVDYVNILRGTNSNGTFSRGNNFPAVAVPHGFNFWTPVTNAGSTSWLYSYQQSNNEQNLPELQAFSLSHEPSPWMGDRQTFQVMPSGEKTPTADREERALAFKHSNEAAKPSYYGVTFENGIKTEMTPTNHAAMFKFTFKEDQSHLIFDNVTNEGGLNLQADNQTLTGYSDVKSGLSAGATRIFVYATFDQPVEKSGKLKGNNRDNVAGYFTFDTDKEKTVNMKVATSLISIEQAKKNLAQEIGKKDSFEAIQKKAENLWKEKLNIIEVEGASNEELVTLYSNMYRLFLYPNAAYENTGTVNQPEYEYASPFSEPEGESTPLETGAKVVKGKPYVNNGFWDTYRTAWPAYSLLTPHEAGEMIDGFVQQYKDGGWISRWSSPGYANLMVGTSSDVAFADAYLKGVRNFDVEAFYQSAVKNASVASENPSVGRKGLETSIFNGYTSTATGEGMSWAMDGYINDFGIANLAKSLADNARRGSQEYHRYEEDYQYYMNRSQNYVHMFNPNTGFFMGKDPSGDWRYTEDDFDPKEWGGDYTETNAWNMAFHVPQDGQGLANLYGGRKALADKLDKFFSTPETAQHPGHYGGVIHEMREARDVRMGMYGHSNQPSHHIPYMYDYAGQPWKTQEKVREVLSRLYIGSEIGQGYPGDEDNGEMSAWYLFSAAGFYPLQMGMPEYAIGAPYFEKMTIHLENGHDLVIKAPNVSDKNKYIQNVKLNGKTYNKLTISHKDLTDGATLEFKMGENPSSWGTSERALPTSITDTDTNGTSLLPEPMDDETNEWVKNGEAEVKTSGKGSAENLLDNNSDTSISLHGKFPWIQFHIKKGTHKAKMYTVTSASEESKDPSSWVLFGSKDAKHWELLDLRHNESFQWRQFTKPFRIQRPGDYSYYRLVMMNNNGGSSTSLAELELLSYDKLTAEFSKVDQSLESFVSNGKLPRSLKSKLSKRLTIAEKQYNKGHEFRAMKHLDLFIRTINKDKKVSKEVKEKLNGDANALKDLIKRQSPPFWRPKLWDKDLKKFNSSQLSNMLKSGDFKSHMELHLFEK; encoded by the coding sequence GTGACTGCGGCTACTCAGACAAATTTTTCTTCTTCCTTCGAAGAAAACGACCCCCAGCTTACGTGGGAAAACAGCGTGTTAGAAGATCCCTCAGGGAATAAGATGTCTTCAGGAGTAGACGGTAATATTCCGAGAGATTTAATTCAAGGTGATATTACTGACCATGTAACGAAAGTAACGGCAAGCGCAGAAAATCCACCTAACGAAATTGCAGCAAATTTAATTGATTATACTTCCCAAACGAAATGGTTAGCCTTTGAACCAACAGCATGGATTCAATTAGAGATGGATAAACCTATAGCAGTGGTAAAATATGCGCTAACATCTGCGAATGACTTCCCAGGAAGAGATCCGAAAGATTGGAAATTATACGGATCCAGCAATGGTAAGGACTGGGAGGAAGTCGATTCAAGGCAAGGTGAGGATTTCCCTGATCGTTTTCAACGTAAGCTGTTCGAATTTGCAAATGACCAGGCCTATCAATTTTACCGCTTTGAATTTACAGCGAACTCTGGAGATGGATTGACGCAGCTTGCAGAAATTGCTTTATCCAACGGAAAAGATAAACCTGCACCACCGCCTTCTGATATGAAAAGTCATATTGGTGATGGCCCTTCAAGCAGCTATACGGCAAAAATGAATGTAGGGTGGACTGGCTTACACGCCTTAACCTATCAAGGATCTCACCAATCTGACGACCGTGCCTATTCCTATAATAAGATATATGACGTGAACGTAAAGATTACACCGGAAACAGAGCTTTCCTATTATATCCACCCCCAGTTTATGGATAAGGACCAACTTGATTACTCCAGCACTTTCGTATCGATCGACCTCTTATTTTCAGATGGAACTCTCCTCAGTGATTATGATGCGAAAGATCAGCACGGCATAAAACTAACCCCCCGATCCCAAGGCAAATCAAAAACACTTTACCCGAATCAATGGAATTATAAAAAAGCTAACATAGGGAACGTCGTCAATGGAAAGACGATCGACAAAATTCTTTTGGCTTATGACAACCCAGAGGGCCCCGGGGTCTTTAAAGGAAGCATAGATGATATTAAAATCATCGCCCACCCTGAAGAGAAAAACTATTCCAGCCCTGTCGACTACGTAAACATCTTAAGAGGCACTAACTCTAACGGCACTTTTTCCAGAGGGAACAACTTTCCGGCTGTCGCTGTTCCCCATGGTTTTAACTTCTGGACACCGGTAACAAATGCAGGATCAACAAGCTGGCTGTACAGCTATCAGCAAAGCAACAATGAACAGAACCTCCCGGAACTTCAAGCTTTCTCGTTAAGTCATGAGCCAAGCCCATGGATGGGAGATAGGCAGACGTTTCAGGTGATGCCATCTGGGGAGAAAACTCCTACTGCTGATCGTGAGGAAAGAGCCCTGGCATTTAAACATTCCAATGAAGCAGCTAAACCAAGTTACTATGGAGTTACCTTTGAAAATGGAATAAAAACTGAAATGACCCCTACGAACCATGCGGCTATGTTTAAATTTACATTTAAAGAAGACCAATCCCATCTCATCTTTGACAATGTGACCAATGAAGGAGGTTTAAATCTTCAGGCTGATAACCAAACGTTAACCGGCTATTCAGACGTGAAAAGCGGTCTCTCCGCAGGCGCCACTAGAATATTTGTATATGCAACATTTGATCAACCTGTAGAGAAGAGCGGAAAGCTAAAAGGGAATAATAGAGACAATGTCGCGGGGTATTTTACTTTCGATACAGATAAAGAAAAAACGGTGAATATGAAAGTGGCTACTTCACTAATCAGCATCGAACAAGCTAAAAAGAACCTCGCTCAGGAAATTGGCAAGAAAGATTCTTTTGAAGCCATTCAAAAGAAAGCGGAAAATTTGTGGAAGGAAAAGCTGAATATTATTGAGGTTGAAGGGGCATCTAACGAGGAGTTAGTCACTTTATATTCTAATATGTATCGGCTCTTCCTATATCCGAACGCAGCTTATGAAAACACGGGTACTGTAAACCAACCTGAATACGAGTATGCAAGTCCTTTTTCAGAACCCGAAGGTGAGAGCACTCCTTTGGAAACAGGAGCAAAGGTCGTAAAAGGAAAGCCCTATGTGAACAATGGGTTCTGGGATACGTATCGAACAGCTTGGCCGGCGTACTCCTTATTAACCCCGCATGAAGCGGGGGAAATGATCGATGGTTTTGTTCAACAGTATAAGGACGGAGGCTGGATTTCAAGATGGTCGTCTCCCGGCTATGCGAATTTGATGGTAGGAACGAGCTCGGATGTAGCGTTTGCAGATGCCTACTTGAAAGGAGTTCGAAATTTTGACGTAGAAGCCTTTTATCAATCTGCCGTAAAAAATGCCTCGGTTGCCAGTGAGAATCCTAGTGTAGGCAGAAAAGGTCTGGAGACATCTATTTTTAATGGGTATACTAGCACGGCTACTGGAGAGGGCATGTCATGGGCGATGGATGGCTATATTAACGATTTCGGAATAGCCAACTTAGCTAAATCCCTGGCAGACAATGCCCGCAGAGGCAGTCAGGAGTATCATCGATATGAAGAAGATTACCAGTATTATATGAACCGGTCACAAAACTACGTCCACATGTTTAACCCAAACACGGGCTTTTTCATGGGAAAAGATCCGTCCGGAGATTGGCGATACACGGAAGACGACTTCGATCCTAAAGAATGGGGCGGAGATTATACCGAAACAAATGCGTGGAATATGGCTTTCCATGTTCCTCAAGATGGACAGGGACTCGCAAATTTGTATGGAGGAAGAAAAGCGCTCGCAGACAAATTGGATAAATTTTTTTCTACGCCAGAAACGGCTCAGCATCCGGGTCATTACGGTGGTGTGATTCATGAAATGCGTGAAGCGAGGGACGTGCGCATGGGGATGTACGGCCATAGTAACCAACCGTCTCACCACATTCCATATATGTACGATTACGCGGGACAGCCGTGGAAAACTCAGGAAAAGGTTAGAGAAGTGTTGTCCCGTCTTTATATAGGAAGTGAAATCGGTCAGGGGTATCCGGGGGATGAAGATAATGGGGAGATGTCAGCCTGGTATTTATTCAGTGCTGCCGGATTCTATCCTCTGCAGATGGGCATGCCTGAATACGCTATCGGTGCCCCGTACTTTGAAAAAATGACGATCCATTTAGAAAATGGTCATGACCTTGTAATTAAAGCTCCAAACGTAAGTGATAAAAATAAGTACATCCAGAATGTAAAATTAAATGGAAAAACGTACAATAAGCTTACTATCTCCCATAAAGACCTGACGGATGGTGCTACGCTTGAATTCAAGATGGGTGAGAATCCGTCAAGCTGGGGGACGAGTGAAAGAGCTCTTCCAACATCTATCACAGATACGGATACAAATGGAACATCTTTACTTCCTGAGCCAATGGATGATGAAACGAATGAATGGGTCAAGAATGGCGAAGCTGAAGTTAAAACTAGTGGCAAGGGTTCAGCGGAAAACTTATTGGATAACAATTCTGATACATCAATCTCATTACACGGTAAATTTCCCTGGATTCAATTCCATATTAAAAAAGGTACCCACAAAGCTAAGATGTACACGGTAACGAGTGCCAGCGAGGAATCTAAAGATCCCTCAAGCTGGGTGCTGTTTGGATCGAAAGACGCAAAACACTGGGAATTGTTAGATTTACGCCACAATGAATCCTTTCAATGGCGGCAATTCACTAAGCCTTTCCGTATTCAGAGACCAGGGGATTATTCCTATTACCGATTAGTAATGATGAATAATAACGGAGGTTCATCTACCTCACTCGCTGAGCTTGAGTTATTAAGTTATGACAAACTTACAGCTGAATTTTCAAAAGTAGACCAGTCATTAGAAAGCTTTGTATCCAACGGTAAATTACCTCGTTCATTAAAGAGCAAATTATCCAAGAGGTTAACGATAGCGGAGAAGCAATATAATAAAGGTCACGAATTTCGCGCTATGAAACATCTGGACCTCTTTATAAGAACAATAAATAAGGATAAAAAGGTTTCAAAAGAAGTAAAAGAGAAGCTCAATGGCGATGCAAACGCGCTAAAAGATTTGATAAAACGTCAATCGCCTCCATTCTGGAGACCAAAGCTATGGGATAAAGATCTGAAAAAGTTCAATTCCTCTCAGTTATCAAATATGCTGAAATCAGGGGATTTTAAATCTCACATGGAATTACACTTATTCGAGAAGTAA